Proteins found in one Herbiconiux sp. A18JL235 genomic segment:
- a CDS encoding PHP domain-containing protein, which translates to MSSARLFREPIDLHTHSRVSDGTEAPAELVRAAKDAGLGTVALTDHDSTAGWAEAVAEASRVGVTFIPGMELSTRIGWSSVHLLAYLFDPENVDLLDATARIREARLHRAEQMVERIARDYDVSWDDVLAQTEPGATVGRPHIADALVARGLADDRSAAFAGILHWRAGYYQPHDAPDPLEAVRLVVAAGGVPVIAHPATRSRADIQLDEEFDALVDAGLFGLELDHRENTPEGRVRLERLVKRYGLAVTGSSDYHGAGKPNRLGENTTRPEVLEAMIARATGTTPTYA; encoded by the coding sequence ATGTCTTCCGCTCGGCTGTTCAGGGAGCCGATCGACCTGCACACGCACAGCAGGGTCTCCGACGGCACCGAAGCGCCCGCCGAGCTGGTGCGGGCGGCGAAGGATGCGGGGCTCGGCACGGTCGCACTCACCGACCACGACTCCACGGCCGGGTGGGCCGAAGCCGTCGCCGAGGCGTCCCGAGTGGGCGTGACGTTCATCCCGGGCATGGAGCTCAGCACCCGCATCGGGTGGTCGAGCGTGCACCTGCTGGCCTACCTGTTCGACCCCGAGAACGTCGATCTGCTCGACGCGACGGCGCGCATCCGGGAGGCCAGGCTGCACCGGGCGGAGCAGATGGTGGAGCGCATCGCCCGCGACTACGACGTGAGCTGGGACGACGTGCTCGCCCAGACCGAGCCCGGGGCCACCGTAGGCCGCCCGCACATCGCCGACGCGCTCGTGGCACGCGGGCTCGCCGACGACCGCAGTGCGGCGTTCGCGGGCATCCTGCACTGGCGGGCCGGCTACTACCAGCCGCACGACGCGCCCGACCCGCTCGAGGCGGTGCGGCTCGTGGTGGCGGCCGGGGGAGTGCCCGTCATCGCGCATCCGGCGACGCGCAGCCGCGCCGACATCCAGCTCGACGAGGAGTTCGACGCGCTCGTCGACGCGGGGCTGTTCGGCCTCGAGCTCGACCACCGCGAGAACACCCCGGAGGGCAGGGTGCGGCTAGAGCGCCTGGTGAAGCGCTACGGGCTCGCCGTCACCGGCTCGAGCGACTACCACGGCGCAGGCAAACCCAACCGCCTCGGCGAGAACACCACCCGCCCCGAGGTTCTCGAGGCGATGATCGCCCGCGCCACCGGTACCACCCCCACCTACGCCTGA
- a CDS encoding DEAD/DEAH box helicase, with the protein MTFSELSIDQDMVDALASKGILEPFPIQEQTIPLALSGQDIIGQAKTGTGKTFGFGLPLIQRLGTDPAPGVKALVVVPTRELCVQVTEDLELAASNRPTKIVSIYGGKAYEGQIEQIKAGAQIVVGTPGRLLDLAGQRLLNLGAVQEMVLDEADKMLDLGFLADIEKLFAQTPANRHTMLFSATMPGPIVALARRFMNKPIHIRASDPDEGLTQANIKHLVYRAHNLDKDEVIARILQAKGRGKTVIFTRTKRAAAKLVEELNDRGFNAAAVHGDLNQEQRERAMAAFKAGKKDILIATDVAARGIDVDDVTHVINHTIPDDDKTYLHRAGRTGRAGKTGIAVTFVDWDDLHKWALINRALEFGQPEPTETYSSSPHLFTDLDIPEGTRGRLASAAPKSAEGSGSAGRSGSRSATAGPHGGTDAGAGSGEGRPARSRNRNRTRSRSGSAGGATTASDTTAGAGAATATAAATESTSAGAGSEHHDGNSAPRRRSRTRRRSPRPAAE; encoded by the coding sequence GTGACTTTCAGCGAACTCTCCATCGACCAGGACATGGTCGACGCCCTGGCGTCGAAGGGCATCCTCGAGCCCTTCCCCATCCAGGAGCAGACCATCCCCCTCGCCCTCTCCGGGCAGGACATCATCGGCCAGGCCAAGACCGGCACCGGCAAGACGTTCGGCTTCGGCCTCCCACTCATCCAGCGTCTCGGCACCGACCCCGCACCCGGCGTCAAGGCGCTCGTGGTCGTCCCCACCCGCGAACTCTGCGTGCAGGTCACCGAAGACCTCGAGCTCGCGGCCTCGAACCGGCCCACCAAGATCGTGTCGATCTACGGCGGCAAGGCCTACGAGGGCCAGATCGAGCAGATCAAGGCCGGCGCCCAGATCGTGGTCGGTACCCCGGGCCGCCTGCTCGACCTCGCCGGGCAGCGCCTGCTGAACCTCGGCGCCGTGCAGGAGATGGTGCTCGACGAGGCCGACAAGATGCTCGACCTCGGCTTCCTCGCCGACATCGAGAAGCTGTTCGCGCAGACCCCCGCGAACCGCCACACCATGCTGTTCTCGGCGACCATGCCCGGCCCGATCGTCGCGCTGGCGCGTCGCTTCATGAACAAGCCCATCCACATCCGGGCGAGCGATCCGGATGAGGGGCTCACCCAGGCGAACATCAAGCACCTCGTCTACCGAGCTCACAACCTCGACAAAGACGAGGTCATCGCCCGCATCCTGCAGGCCAAGGGCCGCGGCAAGACCGTCATCTTCACCCGCACCAAGCGTGCGGCTGCGAAGCTCGTCGAGGAGCTCAACGACCGCGGCTTCAACGCCGCCGCCGTGCACGGCGACCTCAACCAGGAGCAGCGCGAGCGCGCCATGGCCGCGTTCAAGGCGGGCAAGAAAGACATCTTGATCGCCACCGACGTCGCGGCCCGCGGCATCGACGTCGACGACGTGACGCACGTCATCAACCACACCATCCCCGACGACGACAAGACCTACCTGCACCGCGCCGGGCGCACCGGCCGCGCCGGCAAGACCGGCATCGCGGTGACCTTCGTCGACTGGGACGACCTGCACAAGTGGGCCCTCATCAACCGCGCGCTCGAGTTCGGTCAGCCCGAGCCCACCGAGACCTACTCCTCGTCGCCGCACCTGTTCACCGACCTCGACATCCCCGAGGGGACTCGCGGCCGCCTGGCTTCGGCGGCCCCCAAGTCGGCCGAGGGCTCGGGTTCGGCCGGCCGCAGCGGCTCGCGCAGCGCCACCGCGGGCCCGCACGGCGGCACAGATGCGGGGGCCGGCTCCGGCGAGGGCCGCCCCGCCCGCAGCCGCAACCGCAACCGCACCAGGAGCCGCAGCGGCTCGGCGGGCGGCGCGACCACCGCATCCGACACCACCGCGGGTGCGGGCGCGGCCACCGCCACGGCGGCGGCCACCGAGTCGACCTCGGCCGGCGCCGGCTCCGAGCACCACGACGGCAACAGCGCCCCGCGCCGCCGCAGCCGCACCCGCCGCCGCTCCCCCCGCCCCGCGGCCGAGTAA
- a CDS encoding ferritin-like fold-containing protein produces MFGFLRRPKVRIEIPRLKPREDVANYPKVNLAELTPEVLPYLGQVAYVQLAVFEEISDAINAAPTVAAKQMLAPAAGQALDKHERLVAELRRRVANPSEVIEPFTVGIDRYRAVVKGGDWFEQLASVYLTAGILDDFFSLLAQGLPSDIGPRCVAILDAEHARGAITALLSEAITADPVLGSRLAMWGRRVVGDTLLVCRSAIHLTGNPESDEQRIEPVFTEMIAAHTRRMDGLGLTA; encoded by the coding sequence GTGTTCGGATTCCTCCGCCGCCCGAAGGTGCGCATCGAGATCCCGCGGCTGAAGCCCCGGGAAGACGTCGCGAACTATCCGAAGGTGAACCTCGCCGAGCTGACGCCCGAGGTGCTCCCGTATCTGGGGCAGGTCGCCTACGTGCAGCTGGCGGTGTTCGAGGAGATCTCGGATGCGATCAACGCGGCCCCGACGGTCGCCGCGAAGCAGATGCTGGCCCCGGCGGCGGGGCAGGCGCTCGACAAGCACGAGCGCCTCGTGGCCGAGCTGCGTCGCCGCGTGGCGAACCCCTCCGAGGTGATCGAGCCGTTCACCGTGGGCATCGACCGCTACCGCGCCGTGGTGAAGGGCGGGGACTGGTTCGAGCAGCTGGCGAGCGTGTACCTCACCGCCGGCATCCTCGACGACTTCTTCAGCCTGCTCGCCCAGGGGCTGCCGAGCGACATCGGCCCGCGGTGCGTGGCCATCCTCGATGCCGAGCACGCGCGGGGCGCGATCACCGCGCTGCTGTCCGAGGCGATCACCGCCGACCCGGTGCTGGGCTCGCGCCTGGCGATGTGGGGGCGGCGCGTGGTGGGCGACACCCTGCTGGTGTGCCGCTCCGCCATCCACCTCACTGGTAACCCCGAGTCCGACGAGCAGCGCATCGAGCCGGTGTTCACCGAGATGATCGCCGCCCACACCCGCCGCATGGACGGGCTGGGGCTCACCGCCTGA
- a CDS encoding DUF3107 domain-containing protein encodes MDIRIGIANSPRELSFESNQTPAEIEQTVAAALASAGTHISLTDNKGKVYVVPVGALAYVEIGSEESRRVGFVG; translated from the coding sequence ATGGACATCCGCATCGGCATCGCCAACTCGCCCCGTGAACTCTCCTTCGAATCGAACCAGACCCCGGCCGAGATCGAGCAGACCGTCGCCGCAGCACTCGCCTCAGCGGGCACCCACATCTCGCTCACCGACAACAAGGGCAAGGTCTACGTCGTGCCCGTCGGCGCACTCGCCTACGTCGAGATCGGCAGCGAAGAGTCGCGCCGCGTCGGCTTCGTCGGCTAG
- a CDS encoding PD-(D/E)XK nuclease family protein: MTVQAGLETAGAVPLDEAQRAVLTRPLESSFAVIGAPGSGKTTTLVELVADRVLHGGLAPEEVLVLTTTRQSATRLRDRVALRLGLPSNGPLARTPSSAAFDLVRRAGTRDALPGSRRAALLTGAEQDRIIAELLKGGIDDAEEGREAIAWPEGLPPEVRGLRAFRTELRDLMMRATENGVSPERLSRLGAEHGVPEWVSAGAFLGQYQNTVESFDVAHLDSAELLAEARALLRTGAVSLDARLVVADDVHDLPVGALNLLREFARQGAAVVAFGDPDAATAGFRGSDVRALGQLGRVLGVEVGEPVVLRTSHRQRGELRALTRRVTERIGAAAAGRQRDTVEPGAAEQAGAAVRSDDVPEAAEQAGAAAGPGGGRGERTRQHAAPGRVAGRVLRIQAETRAGEIATVARLLRERHLLHGTPWSQMAVVVRSGSLVPAVARGLGLAEVPTRTLSAVQALRDDYAARHLAEALAVALDRLEPTPEVVESLALGPLCGVDAVGLRRLRLALRHEELAHGGGRHSDELLREALETPGVLVAIDSAPARRVASLGTSLAAARESALAGASVEELLWGLWQRSGLAARWGELAKGTGILADEADRNLDGAVALFTAARRAVERDPDRPAALFVDEFFGAEVPEDTLSPRSRTGSVLVTTPTGVVGAEVAVVVVAGLQESVWPNLRLRGSLLHAQRLAPLAAGHADPAVDAAPGESRAEVLSDELRMFALAVSRSTELTVLSCVANDDEQPSAFIGLAPDADPVPAVRHPLTLRGLTGHLRRRLTEDGDRRAAAALARLAAAEVAGADPSEWYGLLPPSTEEPLVDPADTEAVVRVSPSKIESFEQSPLVWFVDQVAGGSKSVAAGIGTIVHSVLEQASTTGHQGVGVDELMRATEERWSELSFEAPWIEERERRALRTKLEGLADYLRDFDAGERELAGAEARFSFRTGRAEVNGSIDRVERLPDGRLLVIDLKTGKTPVRRADLPGHAQLASYQLALATASVEGLGTDLEAGGESAAHPGPESAGAALLYVAKGTQSIRFTLLEQEPLDQEALAAVAARIEAVAEGMAAATFDGVAEPEERDVQNRYEYRIQLIKGVSE; encoded by the coding sequence ATGACAGTTCAGGCGGGTCTCGAGACGGCGGGCGCGGTGCCCCTCGACGAGGCCCAGCGTGCGGTGCTCACGCGGCCGCTCGAGTCGTCGTTCGCTGTCATCGGCGCTCCCGGCAGCGGCAAGACGACGACCCTCGTCGAGCTCGTCGCCGATCGGGTGCTGCACGGCGGGCTCGCGCCTGAAGAGGTGCTCGTGCTCACCACCACGAGGCAGAGCGCCACCCGCCTTCGCGACCGGGTCGCGCTGCGGCTCGGGCTCCCGAGCAACGGGCCGCTGGCCCGCACGCCGAGCTCGGCGGCGTTCGACCTCGTGCGCCGGGCGGGCACCCGCGATGCCCTCCCCGGTTCGCGCCGCGCGGCGCTGCTCACGGGCGCCGAGCAAGACCGCATCATCGCCGAGCTGCTGAAGGGCGGCATCGACGACGCCGAAGAGGGGCGCGAGGCCATCGCCTGGCCCGAGGGGCTGCCGCCTGAAGTGAGGGGGCTGCGCGCGTTCCGCACCGAGCTCCGAGACCTCATGATGCGCGCCACCGAGAACGGCGTGTCGCCCGAGCGACTCTCCCGTCTGGGTGCCGAGCACGGCGTTCCCGAGTGGGTCTCGGCTGGGGCGTTCCTCGGCCAGTACCAGAACACGGTCGAGAGCTTCGATGTCGCCCACCTCGACTCTGCCGAGCTGCTGGCGGAGGCGAGAGCTCTGCTGCGCACGGGCGCCGTCTCACTCGACGCGCGCCTCGTGGTGGCCGACGACGTTCACGACCTGCCCGTCGGAGCGCTCAACCTGCTGCGCGAGTTCGCGCGGCAGGGCGCAGCCGTCGTCGCCTTCGGCGACCCCGACGCCGCGACGGCGGGTTTCCGCGGCTCCGACGTGAGGGCGCTCGGCCAGCTCGGCCGGGTGCTCGGCGTCGAGGTGGGCGAACCGGTCGTTCTGCGCACGTCGCATCGACAGCGGGGCGAGCTGCGCGCCCTCACCCGTCGGGTCACCGAGCGCATCGGCGCCGCGGCGGCGGGGCGCCAGCGCGACACCGTGGAGCCCGGTGCCGCCGAGCAGGCAGGGGCGGCAGTGCGGTCAGACGACGTGCCCGAGGCCGCCGAGCAGGCGGGGGCTGCGGCAGGCCCGGGGGGCGGACGGGGAGAACGAACGCGTCAGCACGCCGCACCGGGCCGGGTGGCCGGGCGGGTGCTGCGCATTCAGGCGGAGACGCGGGCGGGGGAGATCGCCACGGTGGCGCGACTGCTGCGCGAGCGGCACCTCTTGCACGGCACGCCCTGGTCGCAGATGGCGGTGGTGGTGCGGTCGGGCTCGCTGGTGCCCGCCGTCGCGCGCGGGCTCGGCCTGGCCGAGGTTCCCACCCGCACCCTGTCGGCGGTGCAGGCTCTCCGCGACGACTACGCGGCGCGCCACCTCGCCGAAGCGCTCGCCGTGGCTCTCGACCGTCTCGAACCCACCCCCGAGGTCGTGGAATCGCTCGCGCTCGGTCCGCTCTGCGGTGTCGACGCCGTCGGCCTCCGGCGGCTGAGGCTCGCGCTCCGGCACGAAGAGCTGGCGCACGGCGGAGGCCGGCACTCCGACGAGCTGCTGCGCGAGGCGCTGGAGACCCCGGGCGTGCTCGTCGCGATCGACTCGGCACCGGCTCGGCGAGTCGCCTCCCTGGGTACGTCCCTCGCCGCAGCGCGGGAGAGCGCCCTCGCAGGGGCGAGCGTCGAGGAGTTGCTCTGGGGGCTGTGGCAGCGCAGCGGGCTCGCCGCGCGCTGGGGCGAGCTGGCGAAGGGAACGGGAATCCTCGCCGACGAGGCCGATCGCAACCTCGACGGAGCCGTCGCGCTGTTCACGGCGGCCCGCCGGGCGGTCGAACGCGACCCCGACCGCCCGGCCGCGCTCTTCGTCGATGAGTTCTTCGGTGCCGAGGTGCCCGAAGACACGCTCTCCCCGCGCTCCCGCACGGGCTCGGTGCTCGTCACCACCCCCACCGGGGTGGTCGGCGCCGAGGTGGCGGTGGTCGTGGTGGCCGGATTGCAGGAGTCGGTGTGGCCCAATCTGCGCTTGCGCGGCTCGCTGCTTCACGCACAGCGCCTCGCGCCCCTCGCGGCCGGTCACGCCGACCCGGCGGTCGACGCGGCGCCCGGCGAAAGCCGTGCCGAAGTGCTCTCCGACGAATTGCGGATGTTCGCCCTCGCCGTGTCGCGCTCGACCGAGCTCACGGTGCTCAGCTGCGTGGCCAACGACGACGAGCAGCCCTCGGCCTTCATCGGGCTGGCGCCCGACGCCGATCCCGTTCCCGCCGTGCGGCATCCGCTGACCCTGCGCGGGCTCACCGGGCATCTGCGCCGCAGGCTCACCGAAGACGGCGACCGGCGTGCAGCCGCGGCGCTCGCCCGCCTCGCCGCTGCCGAGGTCGCGGGCGCCGACCCGTCGGAGTGGTACGGCCTCCTGCCGCCGTCGACCGAGGAGCCGTTGGTCGATCCGGCCGACACCGAGGCCGTGGTGCGGGTGTCGCCATCGAAGATCGAGTCGTTCGAGCAGTCCCCTCTGGTCTGGTTCGTCGACCAGGTGGCTGGTGGGTCGAAGAGCGTCGCCGCGGGCATCGGCACCATCGTCCACTCCGTTCTGGAGCAGGCCTCCACGACCGGGCATCAGGGCGTCGGGGTCGACGAGCTGATGCGTGCCACCGAGGAGCGGTGGAGCGAGCTGAGTTTCGAGGCGCCGTGGATCGAGGAGCGCGAGAGACGCGCGCTGCGCACGAAGCTCGAGGGCCTCGCCGACTATCTCCGCGACTTCGACGCCGGCGAGCGGGAGCTCGCGGGCGCCGAGGCGCGGTTTTCCTTCCGCACCGGGCGGGCTGAGGTGAACGGGTCGATCGACCGGGTGGAGCGGCTTCCCGATGGCCGACTTCTCGTGATCGACCTCAAGACCGGTAAGACACCGGTGCGGCGCGCCGATCTTCCTGGCCATGCCCAGCTGGCGAGCTATCAGCTGGCCCTCGCGACGGCGTCGGTGGAGGGGCTCGGCACAGACCTCGAGGCCGGCGGCGAGAGTGCGGCCCACCCTGGTCCCGAGTCGGCTGGGGCGGCGCTGCTGTACGTCGCGAAGGGAACCCAGAGCATCCGGTTCACCCTGCTCGAGCAGGAGCCGCTCGACCAGGAGGCGCTCGCGGCGGTCGCCGCACGCATCGAGGCCGTGGCCGAGGGCATGGCCGCCGCCACCTTCGACGGCGTGGCCGAACCCGAGGAACGCGACGTGCAGAACCGGTACGAGTACCGCATCCAGCTCATCAAGGGTGTGTCGGAGTGA
- a CDS encoding UvrD-helicase domain-containing protein produces MPAVEIADRLGLPRPTPQQQAVIEAPLEPRIVVAGAGSGKTETMANRVVWLIANGLVEVPEVLGLTFTRKAAGELAERIRKRLRELTASGLVQRESDPFDVPAISTYNAFANGIFRESAVTIGREGEAAVLSEASAWQLARKVVVGSGDQRLLQVDRSVDVVTSAVLALSRALSENVVGSSEVARYAERFVSLAELPTGSARVKNVYRPLQSAIDAVAPLPLVLELADAYAAEKVRRGYVEFSDQIALALQIVESSPGVVADYRDRYRVVLLDEYQDTSVVQTRLLAALFRDHPVMAVGDPHQSIYGWRGASAANLARFPADFAAPRGSAPFALSTSWRNPTGVLDSANTLVGPLSAGAGVAVEQLSARPGAGKGLVDTVFAETVADEARAVADWLAERLTPDAPDGTRPSAALLCRSVKKIEPFTAALDARGIPYHVLGIGGLLAQPAVADLVSTLRVLYYPTAGADLVRVLGGARWRIGAKDLVALRALASWIAERDHRFQRLDTGVSERLRGSVVAEEDRSIVDALDFVATADPAHSALAGFSEPGLERLRRAAVQLAQLRTRAGLGLVDYVDLVQQELMLDIEVLASPHAAEGRAGLEAFSEQLVAFLALDPSAGLGDFLAWLEEAEKRERLEPRTEDAEPGTVQILTIHGAKGLEWDVVVVPRLVEGELPGEPRSKLGWLTFGELPFDFRGDSAELPSLAWQGLEAQNEFGAVLDEFREANAQHHAAEQRRLAYVALTRARHSLLLSGSFWSTGVKPRPPSRYLRELEAVGVVAEGVLPEASAFEQNPLAESENRVEWPRDPLGGRRSRLELAAEAVRGADPGAATVWDAEIELLLAERAALGAGDRLEVPVRIPASRFKDYVSDPEAVVRALRRPMPERPFRQTRLGTRFHSWVEERFRGGDDHLVDLPFSGGDLVDVYDDELEPFDDELESFGAGTPASAVEVEPLPRSGTGADHDRGAGDDDRDDRDEEERMRGLIEVFEASEFATRKPVEVETEIHLVLGGRVIVCKIDAVFPEDDGFLVVDWKTGKAPRDADDLELKQLQLALYRLAYARWKGIEPERVDACFYFVPEDRVVRPERLYAEEELERLVLTSLS; encoded by the coding sequence GTGCCGGCAGTCGAGATCGCCGACCGGCTGGGCCTGCCCCGGCCCACTCCTCAGCAGCAGGCGGTGATCGAAGCTCCGCTCGAGCCGCGCATCGTGGTGGCGGGAGCCGGCAGCGGCAAGACCGAGACGATGGCGAACCGGGTGGTCTGGCTCATCGCCAACGGCCTGGTGGAGGTGCCAGAGGTGCTCGGCCTCACCTTCACACGCAAGGCGGCGGGTGAGCTCGCCGAGCGCATCCGCAAGCGTCTTCGAGAGCTCACGGCCTCCGGGCTCGTTCAGCGCGAATCCGACCCGTTCGACGTGCCCGCCATCTCGACCTACAACGCCTTCGCCAACGGCATCTTCCGCGAGAGCGCCGTGACGATCGGCCGCGAGGGCGAGGCGGCGGTGCTGAGCGAGGCCTCGGCCTGGCAGCTGGCGCGCAAGGTCGTGGTGGGCAGCGGCGACCAGCGCCTGCTGCAGGTCGACCGCTCGGTCGACGTCGTGACCTCGGCGGTGCTGGCCCTTAGCCGAGCGCTCTCCGAGAACGTGGTGGGCTCGTCGGAGGTCGCGCGGTATGCCGAGCGCTTCGTGTCTCTCGCGGAGCTGCCCACCGGCTCGGCGCGGGTGAAGAACGTCTACCGCCCGTTGCAGAGCGCCATCGACGCCGTCGCCCCGCTGCCGCTCGTGCTGGAGCTCGCCGACGCCTACGCGGCCGAGAAGGTGCGCAGAGGTTACGTGGAGTTCTCCGACCAGATCGCCCTCGCCCTGCAGATCGTGGAGAGCTCGCCCGGGGTGGTCGCCGACTACCGCGACCGTTACCGGGTGGTGCTGCTCGACGAGTACCAAGACACCAGCGTCGTGCAGACCCGGTTGCTGGCTGCGCTGTTCCGCGACCACCCCGTCATGGCCGTGGGCGACCCGCACCAGTCGATCTACGGCTGGCGCGGCGCGAGCGCGGCGAACCTCGCGAGGTTCCCCGCCGACTTCGCGGCCCCCCGCGGCTCGGCGCCCTTCGCCCTGTCGACGAGCTGGCGCAACCCCACGGGGGTGCTCGACTCCGCCAACACCCTGGTCGGCCCGCTGTCGGCGGGCGCAGGGGTCGCAGTCGAACAGCTCTCGGCGCGGCCCGGGGCCGGGAAGGGGCTCGTCGACACCGTGTTCGCCGAGACCGTCGCCGACGAGGCGCGAGCCGTTGCCGACTGGCTGGCCGAGCGTCTGACGCCCGACGCGCCGGACGGCACCCGTCCGAGCGCGGCGCTGCTGTGCCGTTCGGTGAAGAAGATCGAGCCCTTCACCGCGGCACTCGACGCCCGCGGAATCCCGTACCACGTGCTCGGCATCGGCGGGCTGCTGGCCCAACCCGCCGTTGCCGATCTGGTGTCGACTCTGCGCGTGCTGTACTACCCGACGGCCGGCGCCGACCTCGTGCGGGTGCTCGGCGGGGCACGCTGGCGCATCGGGGCGAAAGACCTCGTGGCACTCCGGGCGCTCGCCTCCTGGATCGCGGAGCGCGACCACCGCTTCCAGCGCCTCGACACCGGGGTCTCCGAGCGCCTGCGCGGCTCGGTGGTCGCCGAGGAGGACAGGTCGATCGTCGACGCCCTCGACTTCGTCGCCACCGCCGATCCGGCGCACTCCGCACTCGCGGGCTTCAGCGAGCCCGGTCTCGAGCGGTTGCGCCGCGCCGCGGTGCAACTGGCGCAGCTGCGCACCCGTGCGGGCCTCGGCCTCGTCGACTACGTCGACCTCGTGCAGCAGGAGCTGATGCTCGACATCGAGGTGCTGGCGAGCCCCCACGCCGCCGAGGGGCGCGCCGGGCTCGAGGCGTTCTCGGAGCAGCTGGTGGCCTTCCTCGCCCTCGACCCCTCTGCAGGGCTAGGCGACTTCCTGGCCTGGCTCGAGGAGGCCGAGAAGCGTGAGCGCCTCGAACCCCGCACCGAGGACGCCGAACCCGGCACGGTGCAGATCCTCACCATCCACGGCGCCAAGGGTCTCGAATGGGACGTCGTCGTGGTGCCGCGCCTCGTGGAGGGTGAACTCCCCGGCGAACCCCGCTCGAAGCTCGGCTGGCTCACCTTCGGCGAGCTGCCCTTCGACTTCCGGGGAGACTCCGCCGAGCTCCCCTCCCTGGCCTGGCAGGGCCTCGAGGCTCAGAACGAGTTCGGTGCGGTGCTCGACGAGTTCCGCGAGGCCAACGCCCAGCACCACGCCGCCGAGCAGCGCAGGCTTGCCTACGTCGCGCTCACCCGTGCCCGGCACTCGCTGCTGCTGAGCGGCTCGTTCTGGTCGACGGGGGTGAAGCCCCGCCCGCCGAGCCGCTACCTTCGGGAGCTCGAGGCGGTCGGAGTTGTCGCGGAGGGGGTGCTTCCCGAGGCCTCCGCCTTCGAGCAGAATCCGCTCGCCGAGTCGGAGAACCGGGTCGAATGGCCACGCGACCCGCTCGGCGGACGGCGGAGCCGCCTCGAACTCGCCGCCGAAGCGGTGCGCGGTGCCGACCCCGGCGCCGCCACGGTGTGGGACGCCGAGATCGAGCTGCTGCTCGCCGAACGCGCCGCCCTGGGAGCCGGAGACCGGCTCGAGGTGCCGGTGCGCATCCCGGCGTCGAGGTTCAAGGACTACGTCTCCGACCCGGAGGCCGTGGTGAGGGCGCTGCGGCGGCCGATGCCCGAACGGCCCTTCCGGCAGACGCGACTGGGCACCCGCTTCCACAGCTGGGTGGAGGAGAGGTTCCGCGGAGGCGACGACCACCTGGTCGATCTCCCGTTCTCGGGCGGCGACCTGGTCGACGTCTACGACGACGAGCTCGAACCGTTCGACGATGAGCTCGAGTCGTTCGGTGCCGGCACACCCGCCTCGGCCGTCGAGGTGGAACCCCTGCCCCGGAGTGGCACGGGGGCTGATCATGACCGCGGCGCCGGGGACGACGACCGAGACGACCGAGACGAAGAAGAGCGGATGCGCGGCCTGATCGAGGTGTTCGAGGCGTCGGAGTTCGCCACGCGCAAGCCGGTGGAGGTGGAGACCGAGATCCATCTGGTGCTCGGTGGCCGAGTGATCGTCTGCAAGATCGACGCCGTCTTCCCCGAGGACGACGGGTTCCTGGTCGTCGACTGGAAGACGGGAAAGGCACCCCGCGACGCCGACGACCTCGAGCTGAAGCAACTGCAACTCGCTCTGTACCGGCTCGCCTACGCGCGCTGGAAGGGCATCGAGCCTGAGCGCGTCGACGCTTGCTTCTACTTCGTGCCCGAAGATCGCGTGGTGCGCCCCGAACGGCTGTACGCCGAGGAGGAGCTGGAGCGCCTCGTGCTCACCTCGCTGAGCTAG
- a CDS encoding phosphotransferase, with translation MARSHLTLAALATSAVAGADIVGSRPLSSSTTHRFDSAVVTLRSGEEYAVRVPVNSDAEAEQSRDLVALRALTAGVRTRLPFHIPDQLGQAPIGETRAVVYDFIQGRPASLADVGGEGSASDSIGRAIAAIHSLPTSVVSDAGLPSHTASQIALSSRKLSDRAAASGRVPKELLTRWSLALEDSALWQFQPTVVNGSLGPESFLVIDDQVMGVLGWQELKVGDPALDLFWLNSAARSESADRVFAAYEHALARPADRQLRKRARLYAELEIARWLLHGVDSRDESIIADAEGMLDALRTTVQNDLLNPLSTDTGQIMAVEDVEAMLDRTPLPGRSTTSVGGESKAHANRIAED, from the coding sequence ATGGCGAGATCCCACCTCACTCTAGCCGCGCTCGCGACCTCGGCCGTCGCCGGTGCCGACATCGTGGGCTCGCGTCCGCTCTCGAGCTCCACCACCCACCGCTTCGACTCGGCGGTGGTGACGCTGCGCTCCGGCGAGGAGTACGCGGTGCGGGTGCCGGTGAACTCCGACGCCGAGGCGGAGCAGTCGCGCGACCTCGTCGCCCTCCGTGCCCTCACCGCGGGGGTGCGTACGAGACTGCCGTTCCACATCCCCGACCAGCTCGGCCAGGCCCCCATCGGCGAGACCCGCGCCGTGGTGTACGACTTCATCCAGGGGCGCCCCGCCTCGCTCGCCGACGTGGGAGGCGAGGGCAGTGCCAGCGACTCGATCGGCCGGGCGATCGCCGCCATCCACTCCCTCCCCACCTCCGTCGTGTCGGATGCCGGACTGCCCTCCCACACAGCGAGCCAGATCGCTCTGAGCTCCCGCAAGCTGAGCGACCGTGCAGCCGCGTCCGGCCGGGTGCCGAAGGAGCTGCTGACGCGCTGGTCGCTGGCCCTCGAAGACAGCGCGCTCTGGCAGTTTCAGCCCACGGTGGTGAACGGGTCACTCGGGCCGGAGTCGTTCCTCGTCATCGACGACCAGGTGATGGGTGTGCTCGGCTGGCAGGAGCTCAAGGTCGGCGACCCCGCCCTCGACCTGTTCTGGCTGAACTCCGCGGCGCGCTCCGAGAGCGCCGACCGGGTGTTCGCGGCCTACGAGCACGCTCTCGCCCGACCCGCCGACCGTCAGCTGCGCAAGCGCGCCCGGCTGTACGCCGAGCTCGAGATCGCACGCTGGCTGCTGCACGGGGTCGACAGCCGCGACGAGTCGATCATCGCCGACGCCGAGGGCATGCTCGACGCACTGCGCACAACGGTGCAGAACGACCTGCTCAACCCGCTGTCGACCGACACCGGGCAGATCATGGCGGTCGAAGACGTCGAGGCCATGCTCGATCGCACGCCGCTCCCCGGCCGCTCGACCACGAGCGTGGGCGGGGAGAGCAAGGCCCACGCGAACCGCATCGCCGAGGACTGA